The Helianthus annuus cultivar XRQ/B chromosome 11, HanXRQr2.0-SUNRISE, whole genome shotgun sequence region TTAGTCCACCCGCGAACCtcgcgggttcttaaactagttATACTTAAAAGTAAGTTATAAGTCGAAACTTTGGTAAACATGTTATGAAGTTACCTGTTGGTCGAGAAGCACAACAATCAAGCTGTCTAAGTCTTTGTCATGCCATACAAATTCAAAGCTAACAAAGATAATAGAATACCAAACACCATCTTCTTTCAAGTCAGAAAACAAATCAACGGATTCCACTTCTGCCGTTTCCTTCATTTAGAAAAGACATGCTTTAAAAAAGGTATACCATAGCATAACAAAGCATTAATTCTTGGAAAATGTTATAAAAACAACCAATGACATACATACGAAAATGCAAAAGGAACATCTCTTATTAATATAATTGCAACCAGACCAAAGGATAAAAAACACAAAAGTTGTAACACGGGAACAAATTAATAGGTTTTACAAAAAAAACCGACAAACACTCCACGAAAAAATAAAAACCAATGAGATGTTCAAAACATTCTTAGTTTCCACAAACTACTTCTCAACCTTGGGAATCAGTAATCCCACTGTGACACCATCATCATCGACAACCTCCTTGCCAGCTTTACGTGGTTTTGTAGACGACTGAGAAGacatcacatcatcatcataGATGCTGTCCAAATTCCGCTTCAGCTCGTTTTCCAGGACACGAATTGAGGTACCGCTGACATCTTCATCGGGTGTTTTAAACATGTCTTTAGTAAAATTCGAAACAGGTGTCTCATCGGCTTTGCTACGGGAGACAGAATCCTTAAAATAGGGAAAACAAATAACGATtcaaagacaaaaaaaaaaaaattcaaaggaATTTTAATGAACAACCAGATAGAAATTACACACATTAACGGGGACCTCATCTGCTGCTTTGATGTCAGAGCTAACAACATTCACACGCTCCTCGTCAACAGGCTGAAaatatgtaatataataaaagttatataattggTTAGAGTTACATAAAATATAACAATACAGCAGTGCATAGGTTTTCAAGTACCTGAATGACATCAAAAATTTTATCTAGTTCGCCAATAACAGTTCGATTGTCTGTTAATTTTGAAACAGAGTAACCATCCGATTTGTTTTTTATGTTAAATGAACCGATGGATATCTTGAATGCAAACTTCCTGTTGAGTAGAGCATTGAGTTCTTGCGGAAAATTCCCTTCGTTAGCTAACTGGCGAGtgatatacaaaaaaaaaattagaaaaattttgataaaaagCGATGAAATGAAAAGTTACTAATATTAATCGACAGATTTAAAACAGAACAACAAAATATAACGTACATCAAGGTTCTTATCCAACAGCTGAGTCGCGTTAACCTTCAACAGCCTAAGCACCTCACGCTCAAATAGGGTGAGCGTCACAATCCCTGTACAATCCTGAACCCGTATCGGAACCCTGATCCTGAAACACGTTAATTATATGTTACACAACATTCAGGGAACTCGTAAACATGTAAAATATCAATTGATATGTAAAGTAATATTACCTCGGAACGGAGTAAACAGTCTTACTGTTACAGCCATCGTCCTTACACTCCAGAACCACAATATCTTCAAAACCATCGGAACCATCTTGCTTTTCTTTTGAAATTGTTTTTGTGGTGACCGCTCGATTACAATTTCTGCAAGCATTGTAAAACCAAGAATCCTCggaagcaaaactctttatagtTCCGACAATAATTACAAACTTTTTCTGTACAAAAGATATTACAAATTACGTCTTAATGATATGtcaaataaataaacatggtaAAAGTTAGATTTCTTCTACCTCCGAGATTTGATTTAAAGATCCAATAGTACTGAACTCAAAATCTGAAAGATACTCTTCAGTAGGATCCTTTATTCTGGATGCACTCAACCCAGAAAAGGTGGAAGACGTTTCAGGGGTAATGTTTGAAAGGAACCTAGAAAAACAATAAATTCAACGTTATTTGTGAAGCCAGTCTAAAAGTCGGGATATGGTGCATACCTCTTCTTAAaagttaaaatgtcatcaatTTCAGCGTTGATCAACACGCGAGTGACAGTGTAGAGATTTGAAACATAAAGAAACCCTATTAGTGTACACAAAATTCTAAAATTAATTTAGATGGACATTTGTTAACAAAAGATTGTGTAAGTTAATAAATATTTTATGAAAAATTAGGAGATTACCTCCCCAGAACCTGTATTTTCCGAATTGAACAATTACAACAACATTTTTTTCATCTTGGTTGGCCCTTTCAAAATCCAAAATCTGTTCAGCATAAGCATCCCAAAGAGTAACATATATTTGCTTCCCTCTATGAAAAAAAATAACATAAGTTAAAAATTAGAATATGAGTGATTGAGTTATATATAGTTAGTAGACAAAAAAAGGATTAACAAACTCTAAATCCTGAAGCATGAATGTTAGCTTCTTTTCTTGTTTCCCGTCTTTGGTATCCTCTTTTAGATCATAAGGAAAACTCTTAACGACAAAACCAATTACGTCTACAAATAAAACAATATTAACATAAAATTATTTGTAACATCATATAAATAACATATCGGTATTATATATTTAAGTCAAAAAAGTAAGAATACCAATTGGACTTTTAAAGGACTTATTGTCGTCAGTCGGGTCTTCAACAACAGAACTAAAAGGAGAGAAGTCGAATCCCCACTCAGTACCAACAGGTTCATCACAAACCGAAACTATTGCGTTGCTGTTTAGATTAATTTTCGTCGAAATATGGACATACTTCACTTTCTGTCGATTCTCGCCTAATGAAGGATTACGGATGAACAAACATTGCTTCTCCTTCAACAAATGTTCATACTCTCTGGCAGTCTTGGCTAAGACAAAGGCTTGAATTTTCGTCCCCTAATATATATAATAAGTACAGCAAATTAATCCAAAAAACAATGAAAAAAATATGTATATGAACTATCATTATAAACAACTTTATGTACACTTACCTCTTCGTCCATTAAAATCATATCATAGCAATAAACCTTTCGAGGATCATTGAAGGCTGCTCGACTCCATAGTCTGACAATGCGAACTTTGATGGTATAGTCATCCTGGTTGAGATTCAAATTTTTCAGCAACGTGATGGCTGGTTGTTCCATTCTACATAGCATGCAAAAAATGAAAGAATTGAATGGACATATATACTaataagataaaaaaaaattacatacaTTTAAAATACTACATAGAAACCAATATGAAAAACGTATTGAATGTCAAAGAAAAGCCATACATTTTGGACGATTGAATGATGATGTTTCTTAGACTGAAGAAAGGAATTTGTGAATGAAAATGTATTTCGAAGTTGGTATTTATgctaatatattatttttggtaaatatttttcccTTAAATATATAAACCAATCACAAATTTGTACAATCATTAAGTTAGTTGAATTGCAATGTATATTATTCAATCAATctattattttaaataaaattacaATCATTACCATATTtcaattttcattttaaatttcgaaaaaaatttaaaaaaatcttGAATCAGAACGGAAATTGACATTTAAGTTAAAATAAATTCACAATCATTACCATATATATAACATTATCATATTTCATTTTCAAGTTTCATATACgcaaatttgaaaaaaaaataaaattaatgatTATGAGTATGTATactaatatataaataaatcatTGGCATAATCAAAGTTACCAGAATAAAATTACTAAATATATAATTGACTCCATTTTAGTATATATACATTGTGAAAACCGACAACATTCAATGTTGTACAACATCATAAACAGTTGATGGTTTACATTGAGATGGATTACATTGGATGTTGTACAACATAATAAGCAGTGGATATGTTTAAAGTACAATGTAGTCTACTATGTAAACATGATATTAATCTGAAAAAAATGTGATTACACTTACCTGCTCGAGCAATCCAATATAGGTTCTAAACTCCCACTTCAGTAACTTTAATTGAAATGTAACTATTAAAaatagaaaacaaaaaaaaaataaatcagTTCAAGTGCTAATTACCAACTCGCCAACACATAAAACAATAAAAATCAGTGCAAACATTAAATATCAGTTCAAAGACTAAACATATATTTGTTTCTGCCTCGTGCGCAACATTAATAATCAACGTCCTATATAACATAAAATCAATAGAATATATCTTTTAATATACCCATTTTAAGCTTTTTTAGTCAAGTCTACCAATGACCTGAGACTCAATACTTAAAGTCTCTAATTATAAATATGGAGATTTCGACCCGTTTACAGGTGTTTTATATTGAAATGGCAGTTTAAGGCAAGCAGTTATATAGCAGTTGTAAATGTGCTGTTAATGGTTGCTTTCTAAAGCGGATTGTAATGAAAGAATAAAATTGTTGTAGTAATATTCTAGGTTTTTATACTTTTACCAAACTAATACTAATTATGTTACTCGGGTGGATGCTGGATGTACGTTCAAAATCCGTGGGGAATAAGGgctttttgttaaaaaataatcAGCAATCTTCGTCTTAGTGTTAATCTTAATCTTAATATGTTAATCTTAATattgttaattgttaattgttaataTTAGAATATATCTATTTAATTGTATCCTTAATAGTAGTTTCTAGCTCAAATTTGATCCATCATACATGTAGTGGGAATAAAAACTACAAAAAACATAGAGTAAAGTTTAAACACATGTCATATAGTTGTTAAAATAACAGTTGAGATATTAAAGTAATATAAAAACTTGAAATTCAAAATCAACACCAATGTTAAAACGAAAAACAATTCAAAGGCAAAAAACATGCCGTATTTGTCTTATAACTAATTGGTACGCCTAACGTAAGGTACAACCCTCTCAACAGTCAAAACCTGATCATTTTCATTAAAGGAAAAGTGAACCTGGTCACGGACCTTAATCCTAGCGGCTTTCATGAACTTCTTCCAAGAGGTCAAAGCATATCGAAAACCAGTCTTGCCTTTTCTTTCACGTCTTTCACGTCTGGTACCGTTGGTAATCTGCAATGgcggatccagatgcgaaaatcTAACGGTCAAATCTTTTAAACCTTCATGAAGTCTAGCCATGCGTGAAACAGGATCAGGAATCCTCTGTATTGTTGTAAAAACAAAAGAATAATGGTTATTAAGTAAAAAATGTAtaacatttgatttttagcagtATGTAAAATTAATTTAAAACTTACAAAATGATCTTCACCAGCCATACGAACAAACTTTTTTACACCGCCATttatttcttcatcattttcattttcaacatCAAGAGGTGCAACCTCAGCCTGAAAATTAAATGcataacaaaaattaaattaACTTGTAAAAAGTGTATAATTATGTACAAATATGACACTTACCTCATCGACCTCTACGTCTGAATATTTCATTTCAACCccgtttttcccaaaaacttttaaatggaaaaaattaccAAAAGATTttgtaaaaaacataaaacaaccATCATTCAACTGTAATTGACTAACAATTACGTCAATACCAACGGAAAAACCTACTTTTCCGTCAAATGTTTTAATGAGAACGTTAAACGTGTTGTTGTCTGTAATAACAGTAGATATTACATCATTTGACGAATAATCATAGTGTTTTGGCAGGATACATTCTGGAATAACCTGTGGGGATGATAAAACCAAATCAGCAAACAGTAAATTTAATATAATTAAATTACTACATCAATACAATTGTAAAAATATAGCTATAAGTTATCTTACATAAAATTGAGATGATGGAGGGAGCAGATACGTCCAAAAAGTGGTATGACTAACCCCATCAAGGAAAGAAGTTAACTTAAACGTAGCATAATCTATAGGATTAAATAGAACCAAACACCCAATGGTTAGTCGTAAATGGTCTACAACTTTAGACCAACCATGAAAAAAGAATATCTTTCCTTTAGAGGCGCTTAATCCAACATTAAATTGTCGGCCATCTTCTGTGATTATATCAACATTCGTAGGACATTTATATACACCCCATAGTGTGCACGCAGCGTCATCTGGAATACACTGatacaaaaaaacaaaatgatttaTACTTATACtgaaaaaatcttaacaataAAATATTAACAAACTGTACTTAATATATAcagataaagaaaaaaaataaagttatgTAATAATTTGTCATTTACCATAATAAATTCGTCTGCTTTATTCATGTGCCTACAAAAACTGGGTAGTCTGAAACTGATTTATAGATTACGATGTTAATCAAGTGTAACATGTAAAGGTTAGCATGAGAAATAAAAAATGCAACCAAAAGAGAGATTATACAAATGAAATACCTTGATGAACTTTCAGCCATACGAAATACCTACAATAAGAGGTTACATAAACAAAGCACGTCAGATGATTTTTATTTGAAAAATTAAACATTTATGATACATCATAATAAAAAACATGGTTACATTTATAAATGTGTAAGTGCATATATACAATATACAAAACAGTAATAAAGAACAAATATATACTTCTACATGATGTAATCAGTATGAACCATGTTCCGTTACAGTTCCAATCATTCATAAGGCAATATAAATTATTTGTAGAACTAATGTTTCTATATAAATGTGTTAGTTTCTAACCACAAATTATTGATAAATAACATAGTGTAACATCTTTGTATTAGACCCTAATTTTTTAATGAATAATAAGTATACAGGCCTACATGATTCAATAAATATGTTCATCGTTGGCATACAGTTTCAATCAATCATTAGGCAATATGAGCAATGTTTAGAAGTAAGGTTTTTGTATAAATGTATTAGTTTCTACTCTACAAATATGTTCATCGTTGGCATCGTTGTAATATAACTCAATCAATATATAGGTCGACGATTAAAAAAGATTCAGTTAAACTACTctacaaaaaaaagaaaaatcccTAACAATTTAGACTCAATAATCTGCAGATCTTAATTCAACATTAAGTAAACCTAAAAATTAAGAGCAGAGGAATAACATATTAACAAATAAGTCCTAAGAATTTATACAACATCATAATTTCATAATTCTCATAAGCGACACAAAAATCTGTGATATTCAGATCAGTATAAGCCAATAAAAATGTAATAATCTGCAGATCTGAATTCAACATAAAGAAAACCTAAAATCGAATATTGAGAGCaaatcaatccataatcaataaCATATGCTTACTTATGATATTCAGAGCAGATCAACACGAAATCGAATATTGAATCAAAAAACCtattaaaaaaaccctaaaatttgcTGCAGATGAAGTACCATATAAAATAAGCATACCAGTGATAAATAATCGTACCTTCAATAAGTGTTGACAGATCGTTTGAATGCCAAATCCTTGTGAACAAACAGATATGATTGACAAATCGTTTGCCCTAAGAATCGATGAGAAGACACACCAGAAGTCATCTGGTTTTATAGATTTACGGCTTCTGCGATCAAAGATAATTAAACATGGGAATTCAAACATATTTTGGAAGATGATTCGAACAAAAATATGGAAAGTTGAATTCTCTTTCTAAGCGTTACAATCAATTGGAAAGGCGGTACAATCATAGAGAAAATTGGGAAGTGAATCGATGGATTGCCGCCCAAAGAAGAATTGTGTGTAATATTTAGTTGACAGGTGGCAAAAAGAGGTTTAAGCAAATGCCAAGTGgccaaaattgttttgttttaatataagtAATAGATATGGTAGGTGAACATTAAAATTCTATAGGTAAAAAATAACTATAAATCAGCTaatattattttcatttattgTAACTGATCCAATCTTTTTTCTACGTGACCAACTTGGCAACTTGCGTCTTGCTATATGTATTTCCCATTTTACGAAAATTCTGTTTTTAATCGATCAAACGTCAACATGATCAATACCTATATTCAAAGAGGAAGTAGGgtagggctgttcatgagccgagccgaacTGATccgacctttgctcgtgcttgatTCGTTTATAAACTGAACCAAGCGTTTTTCAATCGAGCCAAAGTCGAGCGAGCGTCTTTCAATTCGAGCATTTTTCGAACCAACATGGAGCGAGTATCGAGCGTCGTAGAACAAAAAAGGAAAGTGACGACGGGGGTGCTAATTATCAAAATAAAGTGCAGTTTCCATCCCTGTGGTTTTGTCCAACTCACACAAgtaaaaatttaacaaataacaaAGAATACAAAAACACTCAATTAGTTCTATCGAGATTAACCGAGCGGGAAGATAGATCGTCGACTGATTGAAACATACCCTTATTCTATCAGAAATTTGAAATTGAATGAACAGATTGAGCAAAACTACAGCTAGTTGGCGTCTTGAAAATAGAAAAATCGAATAATAATGGCCAATGAGGGGCCTGGTGGGAGCCTGGGTAGGTTTTGATCATTATTGAAATCTATTAAATATCTATAATAAAGTAGGTGAACATTAAAATTATAcaggtaaaaaaaaataaaccagCTAAATATTATTTTCACTAGTATTAAGCTTGTGTTAAGTaatagcaatactataccattgtcaacgatcaccaacaccggaaaagctcgtaaaaacaaaataaataaaaacgggaaaaaaataacgTCGAACGAAaaacagacgtaaaatctttgaatcacgcacgctagttgctgagaaattaaaccgaaacataaaacacataaaaaataactaagtctATCCAGaacccgcgtgttggacgaacttgtcaaacgcataaaaatagatgtgacgggacgggccagtcaaacgggaaaaatatacgaaaaaatgttgaaccccacacgcacgttgcggtgcgttaactcacaaaatttagaacgaaacgaaaaacttgggaaagatgaaaagtatggtggaccaaaattgaaaataaaaaagagtttggattaaattgcaaaagtgccaaaagatgaaaaactttagattaaaagtaaaaaaacaaagggtctaattGCAAAATTGAAGCTATTTaataattttagataaagatacggataaaaataagtgatatttatatattggttattaattaatattaatattaaaaaaattattaaacaaatataaataaaatttataaggttgaaggagagaatgtctTTTGGCATTATTTGAAGTCTTTTATTATTTCACCTTTATAATCAAATTTAAATAAgcttaaaaaatgaaaaaaaaaatgaatgtgTCGGTTATTAGGATGTTAAACAACCGCTATATTGAAGAAAAGAAGGTGTTGGTGCTAAAAAATGTCAATATAGTTGTGAAGTTACAACCAAATATAAATACCAATTATATATTCAAGATAAATAAGATTAGCAATAAAGTCATCTAAGGAAGGAGGAGGTATTGTCGTGTAAAATTGTTTAAAACAGTTTTGTTAGAAATAGGATACGATATTATAATTTGATGTTACTTAATATACGCTTatgtttaattttatttttaatggatgTAAATATGTAA contains the following coding sequences:
- the LOC118484349 gene encoding replication protein A 70 kDa DNA-binding subunit B-like, whose protein sequence is MEQPAITLLKNLNLNQDDYTIKVRIVRLWSRAAFNDPRKVYCYDMILMDEEGTKIQAFVLAKTAREYEHLLKEKQCLFIRNPSLGENRQKVKYVHISTKINLNSNAIVSVCDEPVGTEWGFDFSPFSSVVEDPTDDNKSFKSPIDVIGFVVKSFPYDLKEDTKDGKQEKKLTFMLQDLEGKQIYVTLWDAYAEQILDFERANQDEKNVVVIVQFGKYRFWGGFLYVSNLYTVTRVLINAEIDDILTFKKRFLSNITPETSSTFSGLSASRIKDPTEEYLSDFEFSTIGSLNQISEKKFVIIVGTIKSFASEDSWFYNACRNCNRAVTTKTISKEKQDGSDGFEDIVVLECKDDGCNSKTVYSVPRIRVPIRVQDCTGIVTLTLFEREVLRLLKVNATQLLDKNLDLANEGNFPQELNALLNRKFAFKISIGSFNIKNKSDGYSVSKLTDNRTVIGELDKIFDVIQPVDEERVNVVSSDIKAADEVPVNDSVSRSKADETPVSNFTKDMFKTPDEDVSGTSIRVLENELKRNLDSIYDDDVMSSQSSTKPRKAGKEVVDDDGVTVGLLIPKVEK
- the LOC110878318 gene encoding uncharacterized protein LOC110878318 — translated: MFEFPCLIIFDRRSRKSIKPDDFWCVFSSILRANDLSIISVCSQGFGIQTICQHLLKVFRMAESSSSFRLPSFCRHMNKADEFIMCIPDDAACTLWGVYKCPTNVDIITEDGRQFNVGLSASKGKIFFFHGWSKVVDHLRLTIGCLVLFNPIDYATFKLTSFLDGVSHTTFWTYLLPPSSQFYVIPECILPKHYDYSSNDVISTVITDNNTFNVLIKTFDGKVGFSVGIDVIVSQLQLNDGCFMFFTKSFGNFFHLKVFGKNGVEMKYSDVEVDEAEVAPLDVENENDEEINGGVKKFVRMAGEDHFRIPDPVSRMARLHEGLKDLTVRFSHLDPPLQITNGTRRERRERKGKTGFRYALTSWKKFMKAARIKVRDQVHFSFNENDQVLTVERVVPYVRRTN